A section of the Methanocellales archaeon genome encodes:
- the fni gene encoding type 2 isopentenyl-diphosphate Delta-isomerase gives MKEISVPLLEVIDLDIPSRKIEHLRLCAEKDVESSPSGFEDIMLVNKALPEIHMEKIDLSTVFLGKHFKAPIMIASMTGGHPETKNVNEALAGAAEELGIGIGVGSQRAALEDPKQEDSFRVVRDIAPNAFIYANIGAAQLKEYGISEIERAIEMIDADALSVHLNFLQEAIQPEGEVDARNCIKAIRAICDEVSVPVIVKETGAGISHAVAVALKEAGAAAIDVGGLGGTSWAGVEAYRARAEGDKISEHLGKLFWNWGIPTAISIVESSVGVPIIATGGIRNGIHMAKCITLGASLCGVALPLVGPALKGRQEVVDVLKRMTEELRVAMFLTGCPFIEDLGNAQLIITGETREYLEQRGFDTARFSR, from the coding sequence GTGAAAGAAATTTCGGTACCATTATTAGAGGTGATTGATCTGGACATACCTAGCAGAAAGATCGAACATCTGCGGCTTTGTGCAGAGAAGGATGTTGAATCATCCCCTAGTGGATTTGAGGATATTATGTTAGTCAATAAGGCGTTACCGGAGATTCACATGGAAAAAATTGACCTAAGCACCGTCTTTCTTGGCAAGCATTTTAAAGCGCCTATTATGATCGCATCCATGACAGGCGGGCATCCTGAAACAAAGAATGTGAATGAGGCACTAGCAGGAGCGGCAGAGGAGCTTGGTATTGGTATAGGGGTGGGCAGCCAAAGGGCAGCTTTAGAGGATCCCAAGCAAGAGGATTCGTTTCGTGTCGTCAGAGATATCGCGCCAAATGCATTCATCTACGCAAATATAGGTGCCGCCCAGCTGAAGGAATATGGCATAAGCGAGATCGAACGAGCGATAGAAATGATCGATGCAGATGCCTTATCAGTTCACCTGAACTTTTTGCAGGAGGCAATTCAACCAGAAGGGGAGGTTGATGCCAGAAATTGCATTAAAGCGATTCGTGCAATATGCGATGAAGTTAGCGTCCCGGTGATAGTAAAAGAGACTGGTGCGGGAATATCACATGCCGTTGCAGTAGCATTAAAAGAGGCGGGTGCTGCTGCGATAGACGTTGGAGGGCTTGGAGGTACTTCCTGGGCAGGTGTAGAGGCCTATCGAGCAAGGGCAGAAGGAGATAAAATATCAGAACATCTGGGCAAATTGTTCTGGAACTGGGGCATTCCCACAGCCATCAGCATCGTCGAATCATCTGTTGGCGTTCCGATCATTGCAACTGGTGGCATACGCAATGGTATACACATGGCAAAGTGTATTACTCTTGGAGCCTCTCTTTGTGGGGTTGCACTGCCCTTGGTGGGGCCTGCCCTGAAAGGTAGGCAAGAGGTAGTTGATGTACTTAAAAGGATGACAGAGGAGCTGAGGGTAGCGATGTTTCTAACGGGTTGTCCTTTCATAGAAGATTTAGGCAACGCTCAACTCATCATAACGGGTGAGACGAGGGAGTATCTAGAACAAAGAGGATTTGATACGGCGAGGTTTTCAAGATGA
- a CDS encoding isopentenyl phosphate kinase — MSEVTILKIGGSVLTDRSKERTLKLGEINRIAKEIASADVRDLIIVHGAGSFGHPQAKRFDLDVPGKCGYETILIHNIVKELNRVFIEKLAENGMLVVPVHPLNCTISREGRLENMMTDQIRLMLKNDLVPVFHGDVVMDRIWGRAILSGDQIVAHVAKCLNAERVGIGTNVDGIMEGTKVMDVITPEEFCGVKKLLKGSKDVDVTGGMASKANELFKLAEEGVSSHVFNASKKGLVMNFLSGERNFGTIIRGD, encoded by the coding sequence ATGAGTGAGGTTACGATACTAAAGATCGGTGGAAGCGTCCTGACTGATAGGAGTAAAGAGAGAACCCTTAAATTGGGAGAGATTAATAGAATTGCAAAAGAGATTGCCTCCGCTGATGTAAGAGACTTGATCATAGTGCATGGCGCCGGCTCGTTCGGGCATCCACAAGCCAAGAGATTTGACTTGGATGTACCCGGAAAATGTGGTTATGAGACCATACTTATTCATAATATAGTAAAAGAACTCAATAGAGTGTTCATCGAAAAATTGGCCGAGAATGGAATGCTTGTTGTGCCCGTTCACCCATTAAACTGTACAATCTCTCGAGAGGGACGGTTAGAAAATATGATGACAGATCAGATCAGATTAATGTTAAAAAATGACCTAGTCCCGGTATTTCATGGCGATGTGGTAATGGACAGGATTTGGGGGAGGGCAATACTGTCTGGCGACCAAATAGTCGCCCATGTCGCCAAGTGCTTAAATGCAGAGAGAGTAGGCATTGGAACCAATGTTGACGGGATAATGGAGGGTACGAAAGTCATGGATGTTATCACTCCGGAAGAGTTTTGCGGCGTTAAAAAATTACTAAAGGGATCCAAGGATGTGGATGTCACTGGGGGCATGGCATCCAAGGCAAATGAGTTGTTTAAACTGGCAGAAGAGGGGGTCTCATCTCACGTATTTAATGCATCAAAAAAAGGTCTTGTCATGAATTTCTTAAGTGGTGAAAGAAATTTCGGTACCATTATTAGAGGTGATTGA
- the mvk gene encoding mevalonate kinase — protein sequence MAICSAPGKIFLCGEHAVVYGEPAIACAIDLRTRVRVQEGEKSKITSPYVAGAVKKISDLVEFESVTIDIHSDIPVGSGLGSSAAVTIATLFALNMEFGVGLSKEEIAQLGHQVEREVQGAASLTDTFVSTMGGVFFVPAGRRLNSLDCGIVIGNTGLSSSTKEVVAQVAQLKDKHPAIILPIFHTIGELARKGEYLVNERDYKNVGELMDINQGLLESLGVGCPELSAQIYAARKAGALGAKITGAGKGGCMVALVDFDKMGEVASAIESVGGMAIHTRVTETGVIHE from the coding sequence ATGGCTATTTGTTCTGCACCTGGAAAAATATTCTTATGCGGTGAACATGCCGTTGTCTACGGGGAGCCTGCTATCGCGTGTGCCATAGATCTGAGAACCCGCGTTAGGGTTCAAGAAGGAGAAAAGTCCAAGATAACTAGCCCTTATGTAGCCGGAGCTGTAAAAAAGATTTCTGATCTGGTGGAATTTGAAAGTGTAACCATAGACATCCATTCTGACATTCCCGTTGGATCTGGGCTGGGGTCCTCTGCTGCTGTTACAATTGCAACTTTGTTTGCACTAAATATGGAGTTCGGCGTCGGTTTGAGCAAAGAGGAGATAGCACAATTAGGGCACCAAGTTGAAAGGGAAGTACAGGGCGCTGCAAGCTTGACTGACACGTTCGTCTCTACGATGGGCGGTGTCTTTTTTGTGCCAGCTGGTAGGAGACTGAACAGCTTGGACTGCGGGATAGTAATCGGAAACACGGGTCTATCCTCCTCAACAAAAGAGGTCGTAGCCCAGGTGGCTCAACTTAAGGACAAGCATCCCGCCATAATTCTGCCCATATTCCACACAATTGGAGAATTAGCAAGAAAGGGCGAGTATTTAGTAAATGAGCGTGATTATAAGAACGTTGGCGAGTTGATGGATATAAATCAAGGTTTGCTCGAATCCTTAGGCGTGGGTTGCCCTGAGTTGTCTGCACAAATATATGCTGCGAGAAAAGCTGGTGCTCTCGGCGCAAAGATAACCGGTGCTGGCAAGGGAGGGTGTATGGTGGCACTTGTCGACTTTGATAAAATGGGGGAGGTCGCATCTGCCATAGAAAGCGTTGGTGGAATGGCAATCCATACAAGGGTAACAGAAACAGGTGTAATACATGAGTGA
- a CDS encoding sugar phosphate isomerase/epimerase: MKIGASTAVYWNYKDHDLPAAIDHMCDMEFSCVEIVCEHPFYTNWATKDADKERGLIKESLDSYDLNVSVHAPYHDANIASFNPGIRSEVVRQLKEAVDVASDLNAEILVVHPGFVASRKYPRDKIYEIMIDTLIDITDYASEADMTLGLENLASKPKALAVHAKELIKIVADVGSKNLRVTFDVAHANTIGTPIIDFIDELGPLIKHVHVSDNIGFNNHLPIGIGNIDYRAVLSRLIKNDYRGFLIIEGWIPNDPDQFIKLSRDKLKNLLKDL; encoded by the coding sequence ATGAAAATTGGTGCATCTACAGCAGTCTACTGGAACTACAAGGATCATGACCTTCCAGCAGCCATAGATCACATGTGCGACATGGAATTCTCTTGTGTGGAGATCGTCTGTGAACATCCTTTTTACACAAATTGGGCAACAAAAGACGCAGATAAGGAGCGGGGGTTAATAAAGGAGAGTTTGGATTCTTATGACCTAAACGTTTCCGTGCATGCACCTTATCATGATGCTAACATCGCCAGTTTTAATCCTGGGATAAGGTCTGAGGTTGTTCGGCAACTAAAAGAAGCGGTTGACGTTGCATCTGACCTTAATGCAGAAATACTTGTAGTACACCCAGGATTTGTGGCATCAAGGAAGTACCCCCGAGATAAGATATACGAGATCATGATAGATACTCTCATCGATATCACAGATTATGCGAGCGAAGCCGATATGACCCTAGGGTTAGAGAACCTTGCCAGTAAGCCTAAGGCATTGGCAGTACATGCAAAAGAGCTAATCAAGATAGTTGCAGATGTAGGTTCAAAAAATTTGCGAGTGACATTTGATGTTGCACATGCCAACACAATCGGAACACCTATTATTGATTTTATCGACGAGCTTGGACCACTCATAAAACATGTCCACGTCAGCGACAACATCGGTTTTAATAATCATTTGCCAATAGGAATTGGTAACATCGATTATAGGGCAGTACTTTCCAGACTGATCAAAAATGATTACAGGGGATTTTTGATAATCGAAGGATGGATACCAAACGATCCTGACCAATTCATTAAACTTAGCAGGGATAAGCTAAAAAATCTGTTGAAAGATTTGTGA
- a CDS encoding calcium/sodium antiporter, protein MQLLLYSAIFIIGIIFLCKGAEILVDGASKTAAELGVSPLIISLTIVAYGTSAPESFVSFLAALEGYESIAIGNVLGSCIANLLLVLGISALVRPLKVKRVIIKREMPIMLGVISLFMVVSIRGALNWIGGIILLVVFVLYLYLFVGLAKKETGNARENGKQKNGISKNILFIIVGTMVIIVSAELLVRSSIFIGNALAIPNVVLALSVVAVGTSLPELAVSSVASYKREADISIGNLIGSNIFNITLILGVCSLVLPIQIEMISWLATIFLIFMCLVIILMLYTGSSISRREGAVLLAAYCLYIFYIFSM, encoded by the coding sequence ATGCAACTCCTACTATATTCCGCTATATTCATAATCGGTATAATTTTCCTCTGCAAGGGTGCAGAAATTTTGGTAGACGGCGCATCAAAAACTGCTGCCGAATTAGGCGTATCTCCTCTCATCATATCCCTAACAATCGTAGCATATGGGACCTCTGCACCAGAATCTTTTGTATCTTTTTTGGCTGCTTTGGAAGGCTACGAAAGTATAGCCATAGGTAATGTGCTAGGGTCTTGCATCGCAAATTTGCTTCTTGTTTTAGGCATAAGTGCATTAGTGAGACCACTAAAGGTTAAGAGGGTCATCATCAAAAGAGAGATGCCGATCATGTTGGGGGTGATATCCCTGTTCATGGTGGTCTCAATCAGGGGCGCACTCAATTGGATCGGTGGAATTATACTTTTAGTTGTGTTTGTTTTATATTTGTATCTCTTCGTAGGATTGGCTAAAAAGGAGACCGGTAATGCTCGAGAAAATGGGAAACAAAAAAATGGCATCTCCAAAAATATTTTGTTTATTATCGTGGGTACAATGGTGATAATCGTGAGTGCAGAACTTCTTGTTAGGTCATCTATTTTTATTGGAAATGCTCTAGCAATACCGAATGTTGTACTGGCATTATCCGTAGTAGCAGTTGGTACCTCTTTACCAGAATTGGCTGTCTCTTCTGTTGCCTCCTATAAAAGAGAGGCAGACATCTCCATAGGTAATTTGATTGGATCCAACATATTTAACATAACACTTATATTGGGCGTCTGTTCATTGGTCTTGCCAATTCAAATAGAAATGATTTCTTGGCTTGCAACTATATTTTTGATCTTTATGTGTTTAGTTATTATTCTTATGTTATACACGGGCTCCTCTATTTCCAGAAGGGAAGGGGCGGTATTGTTGGCTGCATATTGTTTATATATTTTTTATATCTTTTCTATGTAA
- a CDS encoding hemolysin family protein gives MVDFWIVIGIICLIFLVMFSAFFSAAEMALMTISKIRIRHNAKKGDKRALIIEKLLKEPHKLVTGIVVGNNFVNVLASIIAGTITLRIFGNMGIAIATLGMTFLLLLFGEITPKALAMRNEKIALRFALPVKFVIRFLSPVASGFTFLSNNLIRAFGRELPSQKLTITEEELRTILEVAEDLGTIKRSEREMVHEVFELDQISLGQIMVPKDRIISIEELESIEHFLERAGKAGVSKMPVYRNDNIVGVANIKDALKYKNRDTKIKQIMKPIFKLKAYERADAALRKMQKAREHLAIVVDEKDQLLGLLTIEDLVEEIVGEIE, from the coding sequence ATGGTGGATTTCTGGATCGTTATTGGAATAATTTGTCTGATTTTTCTGGTGATGTTCTCTGCATTTTTCTCAGCGGCAGAGATGGCTCTTATGACAATAAGTAAAATAAGGATAAGACATAATGCAAAAAAAGGAGACAAGCGTGCACTAATAATCGAAAAACTCCTAAAAGAGCCTCACAAACTCGTTACAGGGATAGTCGTGGGAAATAATTTTGTGAATGTGCTCGCTTCAATAATTGCAGGTACGATTACGCTAAGAATTTTTGGTAATATGGGCATTGCAATCGCTACCTTGGGCATGACGTTCCTTCTACTTTTATTTGGTGAAATCACCCCTAAAGCACTTGCGATGAGAAACGAGAAAATAGCTCTAAGATTTGCTTTGCCAGTAAAGTTTGTCATACGTTTTCTCTCTCCAGTGGCTTCAGGATTTACATTTTTGTCAAATAACCTCATTAGGGCTTTTGGCAGGGAGCTGCCCTCGCAGAAGCTCACAATCACCGAGGAGGAGCTGAGAACTATTCTGGAAGTGGCAGAAGACCTCGGCACTATAAAAAGGAGCGAACGCGAAATGGTCCATGAGGTTTTTGAGCTGGACCAGATTTCTCTTGGGCAGATAATGGTGCCCAAAGATAGAATTATTTCCATTGAAGAGCTTGAGAGCATAGAACACTTTTTAGAGCGTGCAGGCAAAGCCGGCGTCTCCAAAATGCCAGTCTATCGCAACGACAATATAGTTGGAGTCGCCAATATAAAAGACGCTTTGAAATATAAAAATAGGGATACCAAGATAAAGCAAATTATGAAGCCTATTTTCAAGCTTAAAGCGTATGAGCGAGCTGATGCAGCACTTAGGAAAATGCAAAAAGCCAGAGAGCATCTTGCCATTGTAGTGGATGAAAAAGACCAATTGCTGGGCCTGCTAACCATAGAAGATTTGGTTGAAGAAATCGTGGGAGAGATTGAGTAG